Proteins encoded in a region of the Solanum dulcamara chromosome 9, daSolDulc1.2, whole genome shotgun sequence genome:
- the LOC129903993 gene encoding prohibitin-3, mitochondrial-like — MGSQAAVSFLTNIARAAFTLGLGGALVNSALYTVDGGQRAVLFDRFSGVSDKTVGEGTHFLVPWLQKPFIFDIRTRPHTFSSISGTKDLQMVNLTLRILSRPEVSRLPDIFKTLGTEYDEKVLPSIGNEVLKAVVAQFNADQLLTDRPQVSALVRESLIRRAKDFNIVLDDVAITHLSYGAEFSKAVEQKQVAQQEAERSKFVVMKAEQERRAAIIRAEGESESAKLISDATAAAGMGLIELRRIEASREIAGTLAKTPNVAYLPKQGNMLLGLNR; from the coding sequence atggGTAGCCAAGCCGCAGTTTCCTTCCTCACCAACATAGCCCGTGCCGCTTTCACTCTCGGCCTCGGCGGCGCACTTGTCAATTCCGCCCTTTACACCGTCGACGGAGGTCAACGCGCCGTTCTCTTCGATCGTTTCAGTGGTGTCAGTGACAAAACCGTTGGTGAAGGTACTCATTTTTTGGTCCCATGGCTTCAGAAACCCTTCATCTTCGATATCCGTACCAGACCACACACTTTCTCCTCAATCTCCGGCACAAAAGATCTACAAATGGTTAATCTCACACTCCGTATTCTCTCTCGCCCAGAAGTATCACGCCTCCCCGACATTTTCAAAACCCTAGGTACTGAATATGACGAAAAAGTCCTTCCTTCTATTGGTAATGAGGTGCTCAAAGCTGTTGTGGCCCAATTCAACGCTGATCAGCTACTCACGGATCGTCCACAGGTGTCAGCACTTGTACGGGAGAGTTTGATTCGACGTGCCAAGGATTTCAACATTGTGCTCGATGATGTGGCCATCACACACTTATCGTATGGCGCTGAGTTTTCGAAAGCTGTGGAGCAGAAGCAGGTAGCTCAGCAGGAGGCTGAGAGATCGAAATTTGTGGTGATGAAAGCTGAGCAAGAGAGGAGGGCGGCAATTATTCGGGCTGAAGGAGAGAGCGAATCCGCCAAGCTGATTTCAGATGCTACTGCGGCTGCTGGAATGGGTTTGATTGAGCTTAGGAGGATTGAAGCTTCTAGAGAGATTGCTGGGACTTTGGCTAAGACTCCTAATGTTGCTTACTTGCCAAAGCAAGGGAATATGCTTCTTGGACTCAACCGTTGA
- the LOC129904175 gene encoding O-fucosyltransferase 10-like, with translation MSSKSANGHAINNIQSSPPTSPRNRQNCRRRLRRRGSFAMLHRRHFLLLVSVLYFTGLISCVGPLFSLLQYSGFGAGAVYRSHEIFQKLWTDIEADNSSSIELSSVWIYKRKLKEQRPCSFGTTASTKDSPGTNLYLIVDANGGLNQQRSSICNSVVIAGLLNATLLIPRLEFHNVWRDSSEFGDIYDEDHFMSTLKDYIKVVKELPVELMERYDSNISNIQNLRVQAWAPPRYYLEEVYPVLFKQRVVRISPFANRLSMHLPSHLQFLRCFSNYEALKFSLAISALAKKLVKRMIERSSNSGGKYISVHLRFEEDMVAFSCCIYDGGQVEKSEMDVVREMGWGKKFKQKYRVIAPGLNRKNGKCPMTPVEVGMMLRGMGFAKDTPIYLASGKIYQADRYLAPLRKMFPLLQTKDTLATKDELAPFEGYSSRLAAVDYLVCLFSEVFVTTQGGNFPHFLIGHRRYLFNGHAKTIKPDKIKLVTLLQNTSTSWMDFKDQMGSMLAESDRKGIMVPRVKKSTRKGSIYSNPLPECRCLWESKRATNRSNSYLMVDR, from the exons ATGTCTTCCAAAAGTGCAAATGGTCACGCCATTAACAACATACAAAGCTCCCCGCCGACATCACCGCGGAACCGGCAAAATTGCCGGAGGAGACTACGCCGGCGAGGAAGCTTTGCAATGTTGCATCGACGGCACTTTCTGCTGCTTGTCTCTGTTCTCTACTTTACGGGACTGATCAGCTGCGTGGGCCCCCTGTTTTCCCTTCTGCAATATTCTGGTTTTGGAGCTGGTGCTGTTTATCGCAGCCATGAGATTTTTCAGAAGCTTTGGACTGACATTGAAGCtgataattcttcttctattgag CTGTCCTCTGTCTGGATATACAAAAGGAAGCTAAAGGAGCAAAGACCCTGTTCCTTTGGGACTACTGCCTCAACTAAAG ATTCTCCTGGAACCAATCTTTATTTAATTGTTGATGCCAATGGTGGCCTCAATCAGCAGCGATCATCG ATATGCAACTCAGTAGTCATTGCTGGGCTATTGAATGCCACATTACTTATTCCTCGTCTGGAGTTTCACAATGTCTGGAGGGATTCGAG TGAATTTGGTGATATTTATGATGAAGACCATTTCATGTCCACCCTTAAAGATTATATAAAAGTGGTCAAAGAACTACCAGTAGAACTGATGGAGAGATATGATTCTAATATCAGCAATATTCAGAATTTGCGAGTTCAAGCTTGGGCACCTCCAAGATATTACCTGGAAGAGGTTTATCCTGTCTTATTTAAGCAGCG GGTTGTTCGTATTTCCCCCTTTGCTAATAGATTGTCAATGCatcttccatctcatcttcAGTTCCTGAGATGCTTTTCCAATTATGAAGCTTTGAAGTTCTCCTTAGCCATATCAGCACTTGCAAAGAAGTTGGTCAAGCGCATGATTGAGAGGAGCTCTAACTCTGGTGGGAAGTATATTTCTGTCCACCTTCGCTTTGAGGAG GACATGGTAGCCTTTTCGTGCTGCATTTACGATGGAGGACAGGTTGAAAAGTCAGAAATGGATGTAGTACGTGAGATGGGATGGGGAAAGAAGTTCAAACAAAAATATCGTGTTATTGCACCTGGTCTCAACCGTAAAAATGGAAAATGTCCTATGACCCCTGTAGAG GTTGGCATGATGCTCAGGGGTATGGGATTTGCCAAAGATACTCCAATCTATTTGGCTTCTGGAAAGATTTACCAGGCAGATAGATATCTAGCACCTCTGCGGAAGATGTTTCCTCTCCTGCAAACCAAGGACACTTTGGCAACCAAAGATGAGCTTGCTCCATTTGAG GGTTATTCATCAAGACTAGCTGCTGTGGACTACCTAGTATGCTTGTTTAGTGAGGTATTTGTAACCACTCAAGGGGGAAACTTCCCTCATTTTTTGATTGGTCATAGAAGGTACCTTTTCAATGGACATGCCAAGACTATCAAACCTGATAAAATCAAGCTTGTAACTTTATTGCAGAACACAAGTACAAG CTGGATGGATTTCAAGGATCAAATGGGATCAATGCTGGCCGAAAGTGATAGGAAGGGCATTATGGTACCTAGAGTTAAGAAGTCCACCAGAAAAGGTTCTATCTATTCGAATCCTTTGCCTGAATGCAGGTGTCTTTGGGAGTCAAAAAGAGCTACTAACCGTAGTAATTCGTACCTCATGGTCGATCGCTGA
- the LOC129903606 gene encoding uncharacterized protein LOC129903606, producing MTVTIRSGIQTVNSFMPEFKDDAHEMVVSKDEIESKLKEEAFDEDLRTKHPEKGYTKHGEKASNAKDAAPTPIPMPRPPPLFSQRLKKKGKNGKFLKFIFMLKQLSVNVTLIEVLEQIMGYAKFIKDLVKKKGTVSFELADNLHHSPKSTIIRLLMEDHTVKKPVGIIYDVLVKVESFIFPADFIILDREVDFDVLIILGRPFLATGRALLDMETGQLKL from the exons ATGACTGTGACCATCCGTAGTGGCATTCAAACAGTGAATTCATTTATGCCAGAATTTAAAGATGATGCACACGAAATGGTTGTTAGTAAGGATGAAATAGAAAGTAAACTCAAGGAAGAAGCATTTGATGAAGATCTAAGAACCAAACATCCTGAAAAAGGATATACAAAGCATGGTGAGAAAGCAAGCAATGCAAAAGACGCTGCTCCAACTCCAATTCCAATGCCAAGACCTCCTCCTCTTTTTTCacaaagattaaagaaaaagggCAAAAATGGAaagtttcttaagtttatttTCATGTTGAAACAACTTTCGGTGAATGTTACTTTGATAGAGGTACTAGAACAAATAATGGGATATGCCAAGTTTATAAAAGATCTTGTCAAAAAGAAGGGAACGGTAAGTTTTGAACTTGCTGATAACTTGCATCATT CCCCCAAATCGACGATAATACGGCTCTTGATGGAAGATCATACTGTTAAGAAACCCGTGGGAATTATTTACGATGTTCTAGTTAAGGTTGAATCATTCATATTTCCTGCCGACTTCATCATTCTTGACCGTGAGGTAGACTTTGATGTTCTTATCATCTTGGGTAGACCATTCTTGGCAACCGGACGTGCTTTGTTAGATATGGAAACTGGCCAACTAAAGTTATGA